The Solirubrobacterales bacterium genome includes a region encoding these proteins:
- a CDS encoding bifunctional phosphoglucose/phosphomannose isomerase, producing MSDALPEVRATDHANQLDDVLALPEQLSDALWRVESARLEPFDAVGGLVVCGMGGSGIGGDLAAVAFGSRLSRPLDTARSYELPSCILPDRAVLCSSYSGDTEEVIACYEAAEALGARRIVATTGGELAAAARRDGVPVIGLPAGLQPRAAVGYLFTVAAEVAALIGAAPGIRTEIDSSAAHLREASDLLAGLAAELAETLEESIPVIHGADLTAPVAVRWKTQINENAKLPAFASELPEANHNEIAGWGEASESSHLSAVFLEDRDQHPRVRQRFELTAKLVEPGAAAVVSVETEGQSRTERLLWGVMLGDLLSLHLAARGGVDPSPVEAIDRLKDQLGRSE from the coding sequence GTGAGCGACGCACTGCCCGAGGTGCGGGCGACCGATCACGCCAACCAGCTCGATGACGTCCTCGCTCTCCCCGAGCAGCTCTCCGACGCACTGTGGCGGGTGGAGTCCGCCAGGCTCGAGCCGTTCGACGCTGTCGGCGGCCTCGTGGTCTGTGGAATGGGTGGATCGGGAATCGGCGGCGACCTGGCCGCCGTCGCGTTCGGAAGCCGGCTCAGCAGGCCCCTCGACACGGCCCGCAGCTATGAGCTGCCCTCCTGCATCCTCCCCGACCGTGCCGTGCTCTGCTCGAGCTACTCCGGGGACACGGAGGAGGTGATCGCCTGCTACGAGGCGGCGGAGGCGCTCGGCGCCCGGCGCATCGTGGCCACCACTGGTGGGGAGCTCGCCGCCGCCGCCCGGCGTGACGGTGTCCCGGTGATCGGCCTGCCGGCGGGCCTCCAGCCTCGCGCCGCGGTCGGTTACCTGTTCACGGTCGCCGCCGAGGTCGCCGCTCTGATTGGAGCGGCGCCGGGCATCCGAACCGAGATCGACAGCTCGGCCGCTCACCTGCGAGAGGCCAGCGACTTGCTCGCCGGGCTCGCCGCCGAGCTCGCCGAGACGCTCGAGGAATCGATTCCGGTGATCCACGGCGCGGACCTGACCGCGCCTGTTGCCGTTCGCTGGAAGACCCAGATCAACGAGAACGCCAAACTTCCCGCCTTCGCGTCGGAGCTCCCAGAGGCCAACCACAACGAGATCGCCGGCTGGGGTGAGGCGAGCGAGTCGAGTCACCTCAGCGCCGTCTTCCTCGAGGACCGGGACCAGCACCCACGAGTACGGCAGCGATTCGAGCTGACCGCGAAGCTCGTGGAGCCCGGGGCGGCGGCGGTCGTCAGCGTGGAGACCGAGGGCCAGAGCCGCACCGAGCGCCTGCTCTGGGGGGTGATGCTCGGTGACCTCCTGTCGCTGCATCTCGCTGCTCGCGGGGGAGTCGATCCCTCCCCGGTCGAGGCGATAGATCGGCTCAAGGACCAGCTCGGCCGCTCGGAATAG
- a CDS encoding NDP-sugar synthase, translating into MQALVLVGGEGTRLRPLTLRHPKSALPLVDRPFIRYIVDWLALHGVSEVVLACGFGADPLREALGEDQGKGPRVRYVEEDEPLGTAGPIRLAADQGLLGERFLVLNGDLLSDLDLGALIRGHSERGAVATLALSPVADPGAYGLVRREGGPQAPGGSPASVDGEVLAFIEKPDSGEIDTDEVSAGAYVLERSLIELIPPGQMVSIEHEVFPRLVGQGLYGHRLEGYWMDIGTPDRYLQATWDILEDRVQTALGARLGDDGLLIEDGVRVDPRARLSPPAMLDADVAVGAGAAVGARAVIGRGSEIGERATVSGSVVFSDCRIAPGAIVDEAILAPGVEVGEGARVEAGAVVGEGARIEAGAQIGDGVRLGPGEVAS; encoded by the coding sequence ATGCAGGCCCTCGTCCTGGTCGGCGGAGAGGGCACGCGCCTGCGCCCGCTGACACTCAGGCACCCGAAGTCGGCTCTGCCCCTGGTGGACCGCCCGTTCATCCGCTACATCGTCGATTGGCTCGCCCTGCATGGGGTCTCCGAGGTGGTCCTCGCGTGCGGCTTCGGCGCCGACCCCCTTCGCGAGGCCCTCGGCGAAGACCAGGGGAAGGGGCCTCGCGTCCGCTACGTCGAGGAAGACGAGCCATTGGGCACGGCTGGGCCCATTCGCCTGGCCGCCGACCAGGGGCTGCTCGGCGAGCGCTTCCTGGTGCTCAACGGTGATTTGCTCAGCGACCTCGATCTCGGGGCGTTGATCCGGGGACACTCCGAGCGTGGGGCGGTGGCCACCCTGGCGCTGTCCCCCGTCGCGGACCCCGGCGCCTACGGTCTCGTTCGTCGCGAGGGCGGGCCGCAGGCGCCGGGTGGCAGTCCGGCCAGCGTCGACGGCGAGGTCCTCGCGTTCATCGAGAAGCCGGACAGCGGCGAGATCGACACAGACGAGGTCAGCGCGGGCGCCTACGTGTTGGAGCGCAGCCTGATCGAGTTGATCCCGCCGGGCCAGATGGTCTCGATCGAGCACGAGGTCTTCCCGCGCCTGGTGGGCCAGGGGTTGTACGGTCACCGGCTGGAGGGCTATTGGATGGACATCGGAACCCCCGACCGCTACCTGCAGGCAACCTGGGACATCCTCGAGGACAGGGTGCAGACGGCCCTTGGGGCGCGCCTCGGCGACGACGGGCTCCTGATCGAGGACGGCGTGCGGGTCGACCCACGCGCCCGCCTGAGCCCGCCCGCAATGCTGGACGCCGACGTTGCCGTGGGGGCGGGCGCGGCGGTCGGGGCCCGCGCCGTGATCGGCCGGGGCTCAGAGATCGGCGAGCGGGCGACGGTGTCCGGCTCGGTGGTGTTCAGCGACTGCAGGATCGCCCCGGGGGCAATCGTCGACGAGGCGATCCTGGCGCCCGGCGTCGAGGTGGGGGAGGGCGCGCGGGTGGAAGCAGGCGCCGTGGTCGGCGAGGGGGCGCGAATCGAGGCCGGCGCGCAGATCGGTGACGGGGTGCGCCTGGGCCCGGGCGAGGTGGCATCGTGA
- a CDS encoding sulfatase — MANHSSGPRLHRVQLAAAFVALAATVGLALATPGSRSLADESRPNVLVIESDDQTQESIRFMANVNALIGDQGATFKNSFVNFSLCCPSRATFLTGQYAHNHGILDNRAPAGGFDRFEALHGDNNLAVWLRNAGYYTALIGNYLTFYANSPRIPPGWSEWQAAAPDAHDYYDYTLNDNGTLVRYGTDRADYKQDVLTGKAVDFVDRRAPKDQPFFLWLTYPAPHVGGPEPNPQPPSNCQNAPKPAPQHSHAFDAEPLPKPPNFNEANLSDKPAAIRSKPPLSATQIATIQRKYRCELESLLSVDEGVKKVLQALEADGELNSTLVIYTSDNGFFHGEHRIFDGKRNIYEESIRVPLLMRGPGIPAGVTIPDLAINADLAPTIVDLANATPGLEMDGRSLIPVTQKPGIERGRELLIEEPSFKAIRTERYVYAEHSTGETELYDVLKDPFELVSRHNDPAYASIKARLASHLQQLRNCAGPSCRVRFTP; from the coding sequence GTGGCCAATCATTCGTCCGGTCCCAGGTTGCACCGCGTCCAGCTCGCCGCGGCCTTCGTGGCGCTTGCGGCAACGGTCGGTTTGGCCTTGGCCACGCCGGGCTCGCGCAGCCTCGCGGATGAGTCTCGGCCGAACGTGCTGGTGATCGAGAGCGACGATCAGACGCAAGAGTCGATCCGGTTCATGGCCAACGTCAACGCGCTGATCGGCGACCAAGGGGCGACCTTCAAGAACAGCTTCGTCAACTTCTCGCTCTGCTGCCCCTCGCGTGCCACCTTCCTCACCGGCCAATATGCACACAACCACGGGATCCTCGACAACAGGGCTCCAGCCGGCGGCTTCGACCGCTTCGAGGCGCTGCACGGAGACAACAACCTCGCCGTCTGGCTGCGAAACGCGGGCTATTACACCGCGCTGATCGGCAACTACCTGACCTTCTACGCGAACAGCCCGCGCATCCCACCGGGCTGGTCGGAGTGGCAGGCAGCGGCTCCCGACGCACACGACTACTACGACTACACGCTGAACGACAACGGCACGCTGGTCCGCTACGGGACCGACCGGGCCGACTACAAGCAGGACGTGCTCACCGGGAAAGCCGTCGACTTCGTCGACCGCCGGGCGCCGAAGGACCAACCGTTCTTCCTCTGGCTGACCTATCCGGCGCCTCACGTTGGCGGACCGGAACCGAACCCACAGCCGCCGTCCAACTGTCAGAACGCTCCCAAGCCGGCACCCCAGCACTCGCACGCCTTCGATGCAGAGCCGCTTCCCAAGCCGCCGAACTTCAACGAGGCCAACCTCTCCGACAAGCCCGCGGCGATCCGGAGCAAACCGCCGCTGAGCGCCACTCAGATCGCGACCATCCAGCGCAAGTACCGCTGTGAGCTGGAGTCGCTGCTCTCGGTGGATGAGGGCGTGAAGAAGGTTCTCCAGGCCCTCGAGGCCGACGGCGAGCTGAACAGCACCCTGGTCATCTACACCTCGGACAACGGCTTCTTCCACGGCGAGCACCGGATCTTCGACGGCAAGAGAAACATCTACGAGGAATCGATCCGAGTGCCGCTCCTGATGCGTGGCCCCGGCATCCCCGCCGGAGTGACCATCCCTGACCTGGCGATCAACGCCGACCTCGCGCCGACGATCGTCGACCTGGCGAACGCCACCCCCGGCCTGGAGATGGACGGGCGCTCGCTGATCCCGGTGACGCAGAAGCCAGGGATCGAGCGGGGACGCGAGCTCTTGATCGAGGAGCCGAGCTTCAAGGCGATCCGGACAGAGCGCTACGTCTACGCCGAGCACAGCACTGGCGAAACCGAGCTCTATGACGTGTTGAAGGACCCCTTCGAGCTTGTGAGTCGCCACAACGACCCCGCCTATGCCTCGATCAAGGCGCGGCTTGCCAGCCACCTGCAGCAGCTTCGGAATTGCGCCGGTCCCAGCTGCCGGGTCCGTTTCACGCCCTAG
- a CDS encoding Ig-like domain-containing protein gives MTRTTPIALAIGSMLALVAAPAAFAGQQTITNPAGPLTKIYLNDRLGCQVDQAGEPSSEFYGGTNPGACGTFIASPAGGGATIYGPNVPAGNPTTAFTPVSQTAVKGSGTGDDPYVVTTVADVGATGLRITQVDSYIVGEQSYATQIRVQNRGASSKAAILYHAGDCKLEGSDAGYGAYDAGTGGVFCSVSAGNSPRGRALGFIPRSTGSHYVEAEYGSVWDGIDGSNFPDTCDCGTLQDNGAGLSWPITVPAGQGLTRSLTTFSADLTPPETTVSSGPSGLTNDPTPTFTFSSSESSSSFECKIGSEAYAACSSPHTAIHLTDGSYTFSVRAIDRAGNVDPTPATRAFTVQTAAVSVSGSTLLVTAAPTAKDDLQITRPSVSTLRVTDTPGAVYTGSGIHAGAGCTTSGDFSANCSRAGITQVTVDSADQVDRIVNATGVDSSLNGGAASDVLIGGSANDTLTGAAGSDMLYGMNGDDQLFARDSASDQTINCDGGSTPGSADKADLDLLPKDPDSAVIGCETKTRH, from the coding sequence GTGACCCGAACGACCCCGATCGCGCTCGCGATCGGATCGATGCTGGCGCTGGTCGCGGCGCCGGCCGCATTCGCCGGCCAGCAGACGATCACGAACCCAGCGGGACCCCTGACCAAGATCTACCTGAACGACCGCCTTGGCTGCCAGGTTGACCAGGCTGGCGAGCCCTCAAGTGAGTTCTACGGAGGCACGAACCCGGGGGCATGCGGAACCTTCATCGCGTCCCCAGCTGGCGGCGGTGCCACGATCTACGGCCCGAACGTTCCCGCGGGCAACCCCACCACCGCGTTCACCCCCGTGAGTCAAACCGCCGTGAAGGGCTCTGGCACAGGCGACGACCCCTACGTGGTGACGACCGTCGCGGACGTCGGTGCGACCGGCCTGAGAATCACCCAAGTCGACTCATACATCGTCGGCGAGCAGTCCTACGCCACCCAGATCAGGGTGCAGAATCGCGGCGCTTCCAGTAAGGCGGCGATCCTCTACCACGCAGGGGACTGCAAGCTCGAGGGCTCGGATGCGGGCTACGGCGCCTACGACGCAGGCACCGGCGGAGTGTTCTGTTCCGTAAGCGCCGGCAACTCACCTCGCGGGCGTGCCCTGGGCTTCATACCGCGAAGCACCGGGAGCCACTATGTCGAGGCTGAATACGGCTCCGTCTGGGACGGCATCGATGGCAGCAATTTCCCAGACACGTGCGACTGCGGGACCCTCCAAGACAACGGGGCCGGCCTGAGCTGGCCCATCACGGTCCCCGCAGGGCAAGGCCTAACCCGGTCCTTGACGACCTTCTCGGCGGACCTGACTCCGCCCGAAACCACGGTCAGCTCCGGCCCGTCTGGCCTCACAAACGACCCGACCCCTACCTTCACCTTCTCCTCATCGGAGTCGAGTTCGAGCTTCGAGTGCAAGATTGGCTCGGAAGCCTATGCCGCGTGCAGCTCGCCGCATACCGCCATCCATCTCACGGACGGCTCCTACACCTTTTCCGTTCGCGCCATCGACCGGGCTGGAAACGTGGACCCGACCCCGGCCACTCGCGCGTTCACGGTCCAGACCGCCGCGGTCAGCGTCTCGGGCTCGACCTTGCTGGTCACCGCCGCGCCGACCGCCAAGGATGACCTACAAATCACCCGTCCCTCGGTCTCGACCCTGCGCGTGACCGACACGCCGGGCGCCGTCTACACGGGCTCCGGCATCCACGCCGGCGCGGGATGCACCACAAGCGGCGACTTCAGTGCCAACTGCAGCCGCGCCGGGATCACCCAGGTCACGGTTGACTCTGCCGATCAAGTCGACCGGATAGTCAACGCGACCGGGGTCGACAGCTCCCTCAACGGCGGAGCGGCGAGCGACGTCTTGATCGGAGGCTCCGCCAACGACACCCTGACCGGAGCGGCGGGCTCCGACATGCTGTACGGGATGAACGGAGACGACCAGCTCTTCGCCCGGGACTCGGCCTCCGATCAGACCATCAACTGTGATGGCGGGAGCACCCCGGGCAGCGCCGACAAGGCTGACCTCGACCTGCTCCCGAAGGACCCCGACTCCGCCGTCATTGGGTGCGAGACCAAGACGCGGCACTGA
- the arfB gene encoding alternative ribosome rescue aminoacyl-tRNA hydrolase ArfB, translated as MNDPIQVNADVAVPLSEVEIRTSRSSGPGGQHANVTASRVEAVFEIAPSTALTGEQKRRLASLHGDRVTAVAQDTRGQARNRELALERLRDKLAAGLAVRRQRRPTGPSKAARERRLETKRRTAQRKRTRRPPPIDE; from the coding sequence GTGAACGATCCGATCCAGGTCAACGCCGACGTCGCGGTCCCGCTCTCCGAGGTCGAGATACGCACCAGCCGCTCCTCGGGGCCAGGAGGCCAGCACGCCAACGTGACCGCCTCGCGCGTCGAGGCGGTGTTCGAGATCGCCCCGTCCACGGCGCTCACCGGAGAGCAGAAGCGGCGCTTGGCGTCACTCCACGGCGACCGAGTGACCGCCGTCGCCCAGGACACCCGCGGCCAGGCCAGAAACCGCGAGCTGGCGCTGGAACGGCTGCGCGACAAGCTGGCGGCGGGGCTGGCGGTGCGGCGCCAGCGGCGACCGACCGGGCCGAGCAAGGCGGCGAGGGAACGGCGCCTGGAAACGAAGCGGCGGACGGCCCAGCGCAAGCGTACGCGCAGACCGCCCCCAATCGACGAGTAG
- a CDS encoding ABC transporter ATP-binding protein has translation MDGTPALETRDLTKVYGEGETAVRALDGVTLGIARGEMTAIMGPSGSGKSTLLHLLGALDTPSSGQILLAGQRYDGLGDGELTRLRREKIGFVFQFFNLLPSLTAEENVLLPALIAARRGEEMRRRTAQLLARVGLAERADHLPAELSGGEQQRVSIARALLTEPEIVLADEPTGNLDTRSSGEVLRLLRELNESEGQTLVVVSHDPVVAATATRVVFLRDGRVAGEVAGGSTERVATALTELDPGAP, from the coding sequence ATGGATGGCACGCCGGCGCTCGAGACACGCGACCTGACCAAGGTCTACGGGGAGGGGGAGACCGCCGTCCGCGCCCTGGACGGGGTCACCCTGGGAATCGCACGCGGGGAGATGACCGCGATCATGGGCCCGTCGGGATCGGGCAAGAGCACGCTCCTGCACCTGCTGGGTGCGCTGGACACCCCCAGTTCCGGGCAGATCCTGCTCGCAGGGCAGCGCTACGACGGACTGGGCGACGGCGAGCTGACCAGGCTGCGTCGGGAGAAGATCGGCTTCGTCTTCCAGTTCTTCAACCTGCTGCCCTCGCTGACCGCCGAGGAGAACGTGCTCCTGCCCGCCCTGATCGCTGCGCGGCGCGGCGAGGAGATGCGCCGGCGGACGGCGCAGCTGCTGGCCCGCGTGGGACTGGCGGAGCGGGCCGACCACCTGCCCGCCGAGCTCTCGGGCGGAGAGCAGCAGCGGGTATCGATCGCGCGGGCGCTGCTCACGGAGCCCGAGATCGTGCTCGCCGACGAGCCCACGGGCAACCTGGACACGAGGTCGAGCGGCGAGGTGCTGCGCCTGTTGCGGGAGCTGAACGAGAGCGAGGGACAGACCCTGGTCGTCGTCAGCCATGATCCGGTCGTCGCGGCGACCGCCACGCGGGTCGTCTTCCTGCGTGACGGGCGGGTCGCCGGGGAGGTCGCGGGAGGCTCCACCGAGCGCGTGGCAACGGCCTTGACCGAGCTGGATCCGGGCGCGCCTTGA
- a CDS encoding UDP-glucose/GDP-mannose dehydrogenase family protein: MSERQSIGVIGVGWVGLVTAACFAEVGHPVIAMDIDEGKIDALRKREVPIHEPGIEELLERNRERLRFTTEMSEALEGARLLFCCVDTPPTYSGDADLSRVQAVLSQLRDDGDHALVMKSTVPAGTGRAIRREAPKLTYVSCPEFLKEGSAVDDFMVPDRVVIGVDVGDEWAADEVEEAYRPLGGELVRTDVASAEMIKLASNAFLATKISFVNEIANVCEEVGADVSEVARGMGLDQRIGSAFLRAGIGYGGSCFPKDVSALKQLAGNTGYHFQLLTAVIEVNELQKRRVMKKLEKHLGSLVGKKVALLGLAFKPDTDDMREATSLVLASRLEGEGARVSGYDPVAERPAHELLPSVELCDSAEQAVDGADAAILVTEWPEFANLDWASLADRMANPLLIDGRNFLDPQALRAAGFTYEGIGRPNGGGGGGAPQSASEVQEGDARARSPQR; this comes from the coding sequence ATGAGCGAACGGCAATCCATCGGCGTGATCGGAGTTGGCTGGGTGGGCCTGGTGACGGCTGCCTGCTTCGCAGAGGTCGGTCATCCCGTGATCGCGATGGACATCGATGAGGGGAAGATCGACGCCCTCCGCAAGCGTGAGGTCCCGATCCACGAGCCCGGCATCGAGGAGCTCCTCGAACGCAACCGGGAGCGCCTTCGGTTCACGACCGAGATGTCGGAGGCTCTGGAGGGCGCCCGGCTTCTGTTCTGCTGCGTGGACACGCCTCCCACTTATTCGGGCGACGCCGATCTGTCCCGGGTCCAGGCGGTCCTGTCCCAGCTGCGCGACGACGGGGATCACGCCCTCGTGATGAAGAGCACGGTGCCCGCCGGCACCGGAAGGGCCATCCGTCGCGAGGCTCCGAAGCTGACCTACGTCTCCTGCCCCGAGTTCCTCAAGGAGGGCTCCGCGGTCGATGACTTCATGGTCCCGGACCGGGTCGTGATCGGCGTCGACGTGGGCGACGAGTGGGCGGCCGACGAGGTCGAGGAGGCCTACCGGCCGCTCGGGGGGGAGCTGGTGCGCACCGACGTCGCCTCGGCCGAGATGATCAAGCTGGCCTCGAACGCCTTCCTCGCCACGAAGATCTCGTTCGTCAATGAGATCGCGAACGTCTGCGAGGAGGTCGGCGCCGACGTCAGCGAGGTCGCCCGGGGCATGGGCCTGGACCAGCGCATCGGCTCGGCGTTCCTGCGGGCAGGAATCGGCTACGGCGGGTCGTGCTTCCCCAAGGACGTCAGCGCGCTCAAGCAGCTCGCCGGCAACACCGGCTACCACTTCCAGCTCCTCACCGCGGTGATCGAGGTCAACGAGCTGCAGAAGCGCCGCGTGATGAAGAAGCTGGAGAAGCACCTGGGCTCCCTGGTCGGCAAGAAGGTCGCGCTCCTGGGGCTGGCGTTCAAGCCGGACACCGACGACATGCGGGAGGCGACCAGCCTGGTGCTCGCGTCGCGCCTCGAGGGCGAGGGTGCGCGGGTGAGCGGGTACGACCCCGTGGCCGAGCGCCCGGCGCACGAGCTCCTTCCGAGCGTCGAGCTCTGCGACTCGGCAGAGCAGGCGGTCGACGGCGCCGACGCCGCGATCCTGGTCACCGAGTGGCCCGAGTTCGCCAACCTGGATTGGGCCTCGCTCGCCGATCGGATGGCGAACCCGCTGCTGATCGATGGGCGCAACTTCCTCGATCCACAGGCGCTTCGAGCCGCGGGCTTCACCTACGAGGGAATCGGGCGCCCGAACGGAGGGGGAGGGGGCGGGGCGCCCCAATCTGCGAGCGAGGTCCAGGAAGGCGACGCTCGGGCCAGATCCCCGCAGCGCTGA
- a CDS encoding FtsX-like permease family protein, with protein MRSFGSLAFRQVRARRLRALLTTAGIVLGVAMILGVLLLTVTIHRTFNDLFDSVYGRTDLVVSGVGGDGVRHSTLREVRRTPEVDEAEGVVFSVFTLVDRSGEASTDASKQLNAAGQSTRAAGLSDARTVAGRKPSHGLEVDLQESWAEANGIELGDRVRLATPAGVKRLRVVGLFQFSNGLDFGGQGFARMPLAPARRVMDRPSVWDEVDVVVAGGEETIARVQADLRRRLPEGVQVDTPDEKSADVESQLQGFNAILYFFAAMALFVGGFLIFNSFNMTVFQRTREIGMLRTLGAGRWRITGSVLGEAALLGVLGAAIGLGLGVALALGLIELMQALDFPVGKLSFSAFAPVAALATGLITAVLGALYPARRAGRTSPIRAVLGTEGLRARPSVRRAVAGAVLIPLGLGGAFWLGAADETTTTVAAAGMVGTLAIFFGIAMVAPFVIRPAVRVLSWPFRFVFPVEGRLAADAARSDPGRTAATATALMIGLALVVAVNSLGSSFLRTISDEFDRSFARDLTVQPHGFAPGQGPQQTIAKGLGGRLARIPEAEVVARERFLYTTDLPGSPQKKGSDGLLLGFAPAQYEQVDQTEIQGAPRAQVFARMERGWVTIGRGWADETGLGVGDPVTLRGPSGTRRTHVAGVVDTVVFGGQTVSMSLRTMHDVYGVTADSELALKATSAAARPVLRDRVERIVSRDYPNLAVLSNEELKSKVEDQVNQQFGIFYAIVGVAIFASLFGIVNTLTMSVIERTREIGVLRALGASRWQVRRTIGDESLVIGLIGALLGIAVGTGLGYALLQGLSSGIPGVEYRPPLATMVFVGIAGVALGLIASILPARRAARLDVIRAISYE; from the coding sequence ATGCGCTCCTTCGGCTCGCTCGCATTTCGACAGGTTCGCGCCAGGCGACTGCGCGCGCTGCTGACCACCGCCGGGATCGTGCTCGGCGTGGCGATGATCCTCGGCGTCCTGCTGCTCACCGTCACCATCCACCGCACCTTCAACGACCTGTTCGACTCGGTCTACGGGCGGACCGACCTGGTCGTCTCCGGGGTGGGCGGCGACGGCGTGCGCCACTCGACGCTCCGCGAGGTCAGGCGCACGCCCGAGGTCGACGAGGCGGAGGGCGTGGTCTTCAGCGTCTTCACCCTGGTGGATCGCTCGGGGGAGGCGTCGACCGACGCCTCGAAGCAGCTGAATGCCGCCGGGCAGAGCACCCGGGCCGCCGGGCTGTCGGACGCGCGGACGGTCGCCGGGCGCAAGCCGAGCCATGGGCTCGAGGTCGATCTGCAGGAGAGCTGGGCCGAGGCGAACGGCATCGAACTCGGTGACCGGGTCCGGCTGGCCACTCCCGCCGGCGTCAAGCGGCTGCGCGTCGTAGGGCTGTTCCAGTTCTCGAACGGGCTCGACTTCGGCGGCCAGGGGTTCGCCAGGATGCCGCTGGCCCCGGCTCGGCGGGTGATGGACCGGCCGTCGGTGTGGGACGAGGTGGACGTGGTCGTCGCGGGCGGCGAAGAGACCATCGCCCGTGTACAGGCGGACCTGCGTCGCCGCCTGCCAGAAGGGGTCCAGGTCGATACACCGGACGAAAAGAGCGCGGACGTGGAGTCGCAGCTCCAGGGCTTCAACGCGATCCTCTACTTCTTCGCCGCTATGGCCCTGTTCGTCGGCGGCTTTCTGATCTTCAACTCCTTCAACATGACCGTCTTCCAGCGCACGCGGGAGATCGGCATGCTGCGCACCCTCGGAGCCGGGCGCTGGAGGATCACCGGTTCGGTGCTCGGCGAGGCCGCCCTACTGGGTGTCCTCGGCGCCGCGATCGGTCTCGGCCTCGGCGTCGCGCTTGCGCTCGGCCTGATCGAGCTGATGCAAGCGCTCGACTTCCCCGTCGGGAAGCTCTCGTTCTCGGCCTTCGCCCCGGTGGCCGCGCTGGCGACGGGGCTCATCACCGCCGTCCTCGGCGCCCTCTACCCTGCGCGCCGCGCCGGCCGCACGTCGCCGATCAGGGCCGTGCTCGGCACTGAGGGGCTCAGGGCGAGACCGAGCGTGCGCCGCGCCGTTGCCGGCGCCGTCCTCATCCCTCTCGGCCTCGGGGGAGCCTTCTGGCTCGGGGCCGCCGACGAGACCACGACGACCGTGGCGGCCGCCGGGATGGTCGGGACGCTGGCGATCTTCTTCGGCATCGCGATGGTGGCGCCCTTCGTCATCCGTCCGGCTGTCAGGGTCCTTTCGTGGCCGTTTCGCTTCGTGTTCCCGGTCGAGGGCCGCCTTGCCGCCGACGCGGCCCGCTCCGATCCCGGGCGCACGGCGGCCACCGCCACCGCGCTCATGATCGGCCTTGCCCTGGTCGTGGCGGTCAACAGCCTCGGCTCCAGTTTCCTGCGGACGATCTCCGACGAGTTCGACCGCAGTTTCGCCCGCGACCTGACCGTGCAGCCGCATGGGTTCGCCCCCGGGCAGGGGCCTCAGCAGACGATCGCCAAGGGTCTGGGGGGCCGTCTCGCCCGCATCCCCGAGGCTGAGGTCGTGGCGCGCGAGCGCTTCCTGTACACCACCGACCTGCCGGGGTCGCCGCAGAAGAAGGGCTCGGATGGCCTCCTGCTGGGGTTCGCCCCGGCCCAGTACGAGCAGGTGGACCAGACCGAGATCCAGGGAGCCCCCAGGGCGCAGGTGTTCGCCCGCATGGAGCGGGGCTGGGTGACGATCGGCAGGGGATGGGCCGACGAGACAGGGCTCGGGGTGGGCGACCCGGTGACGCTGCGCGGGCCGTCGGGAACTCGCCGGACCCACGTTGCGGGCGTCGTGGACACCGTGGTCTTCGGGGGCCAGACGGTGAGCATGTCCCTGCGGACGATGCATGACGTCTACGGCGTCACCGCGGACTCCGAGCTCGCCCTGAAGGCAACGTCCGCCGCCGCGCGACCGGTCCTGCGCGACCGGGTGGAACGCATCGTCAGTCGCGACTACCCGAACCTGGCCGTGCTCTCGAATGAGGAACTCAAGTCGAAGGTGGAAGATCAGGTGAACCAGCAGTTCGGGATCTTCTACGCGATCGTCGGAGTGGCGATCTTCGCCAGCCTGTTCGGGATCGTGAACACGCTCACGATGTCCGTGATCGAGCGCACCCGCGAGATCGGGGTCCTGCGGGCGCTGGGCGCCTCTCGCTGGCAGGTCCGCCGCACCATCGGTGACGAGAGCCTGGTGATCGGCCTGATCGGCGCGCTGCTCGGAATCGCCGTCGGTACCGGGCTGGGCTACGCCCTGCTGCAGGGGCTCTCGTCCGGCATCCCGGGGGTGGAGTACCGCCCGCCGCTGGCGACCATGGTCTTCGTAGGCATCGCGGGCGTCGCGCTGGGTCTGATCGCCTCGATCCTGCCGGCCCGCCGCGCCGCCCGCCTCGACGTGATCCGAGCGATCAGCTACGAGTGA